AAAGATGTGAATACATTGGTTCCATAAAAAAGGAAAAGCACTGCTTCTGAATATCCATAGTTACACATAGAACAAAGGCTTTCACTGGAAACAGTCAGCCTTTTGGGAGGGGGATGGCATATGTGGCTGTCCTTCGTGCACATTGCCCACATCCTGCTACGCTTGACAGTCCCACACGTTCCAACACTGCAGCTCTCATAGTTCCTGCTGCTTAACTACCTCCTCCGGAGCTGCTCCTTCTGCTTGTTCTGCCAGGGCCCTGCGACGCTCTGCCTCTGTTACCGTCATGGGATGCAGGGGGAAGAACCCAGCAAGTCCTACAGGaacagagatgggagagatgacAATAACTTAGACCACATAGATTCCAAGGTAGCATTGAGACTATAGTGGAGGTATTGAGTACAGTTAAAAGTTAGTTTATTAACCTGTGATTTAGTGTATTTTGCATGATGTAGGCCTTACATTGGTTGTTTCAATAAACATGGAAAGTGTGTGTTTTCAGGGTGGGTGTAGACAGAACACACCTAAAAGTTTGGCCACAGGCTTCGTTGGATGTGCACCACAGCCCATCCAGTACTTGATCCGGTCGGAGTTGAAACTGACCAGTTTCTCATTGTAGATGTTTGGCAGGGGGTCATAAGAGCCCAGTTGTTCTATGTATTTACTGTCTCGTGCTCGCTTGTTGTAAGCTGCCACAATGCGGTAGAAAGGTCTGTTGGACTGTTTGTGGCCAGCCATTGCCAATCTGATGACAATGTGTCCTCCATGGTATGTCTTCAGTAGGAAGGATGCTGTAAGAACACAACAAAATCtgaatgtattgttttattaaaAAAAGGTACAATGCATATGCAATTAAATTGCcagatttttttacatttagaaCAGTATTTGAACTGGGATGTTTTCTCTAAAAAGAAATCAGTATGAAAAAGTATGTCATTAGTTGTTTGGTTGGTAAGTCATTTTCATCACTAGGGTCAGTCTTAGGTCAATTCACAGTCAGTTTGTCATGTAAATAGTTTGAACGTTACCAGGTGCTTAGGCGGGTTAATTAGGGATTCATGAAATGTTTATGGCAAACGTCAGGCCGCACAACACATCAGTAGTATCTGCAATATACTCGAAACCTTCACAACATCCAAGGTGAAACATGCTGTTTAAACATAATGTGAAAATCATCGAACAGTATTTCACGTCTGGACAATAAATCATTAGCgcgtcatttatttatttttaatcaaaGTAACCAAGAGAATACTAATTACCTAGCTATAACCCTATCCCTGGACCGATAGCTACCTACCTAAAGACTTGCATACCATCCCATAACGTAACTCAATACTTAGCTATGATGTAGCTACGTATCTGTTTTGAATTCCATGAAAGGGACATAAGGCTACTTATTAGAAAGATCATAGTGTTAGCTATACCAATCACTGTGGCTAGCCTAGCTATAGTGTTAGCTATACCAATCACTGAGGCTAGCCTAGCTAACTACACAGTAACGTTACAGCAACATCGTGCTAACGTATAGGCTTACTGCTACCACTCCTGCTTACTAGCTAGCCCATGTTGACAGTGTTAGCTAAATAGCAAGCGGATCATACTTACATAGACGGACCATGTTTATGTATACGCTGCAAAAGAGGTCAAACGAATATGTAAAAGCTCAATAACGTTCTCTATATTACGTAAAGCCGTACTTGCACAGCCATTTTTAAACAGGAAGTGATGTTCCTTGAAGCGTTTCCTCTCATTTGTGTTACTGTCCAGCAGATGGCGCAAGTGGACTACGCTGCACTGTCCGAGCTCTTGAAGGGCGTTATAAACACGAGAACAAGGATATTTTTGCATGTAAAGTTGTACAGTTTACGATTATGATAGTTTTAATGGATTTAAGATACAGTCACACACgtctaatatatttttttatagaaaCATCATGGCCCAGGATTTGTATCAAAATCAATACATATTGATTTAAATATTTATATTGCCTATCTAATGTAATGTTCAGTTATTTTTCAGGCATTAACAATTGAAAATACATACATTTGTTGAATTGTAGTAGGCTATCAGATCTGGTAAAATGAAACAGAGACTCTAAAAgtatactgtatttatttgagTAAAGGAAAATTGTGTAATTATTTGTGATGGATTGCAATTATAAAAGATGTTCAAAAGGTGGTTAATGCCTCTGATATGATTTTCATTTAAAAGTCAGACCAATGCAGTTCTCTCCTCATTCTAGATGTCTTTAGATGATTACACAAGTTATACTCTCGTTCCAGCAACTGCAACAGACGGATAGAAACATTGATTTCCTGAGAGTGACCCATGAATAGAGGGTTCAGTGCTTTGCATGATGTACACCGGGTGCACTGATATTTGTTCCCTTTGGGAGCCCCACTCCGTCGCTGTTGGAACATGGTGATTTCACACTCCTGTTGTGGAGAGAtgctgttcctgtgtgtgtgacaAACACATGGTTTTCTCTGAGGGGTCAGACTCAGATAGCCCTTTGTCTCGGAATGAACACATAGTTATATTTGATAACAGATactacatacaggtaactgccaaagtaaaggaaacaccaacagtcttaatagggtgttgggcaagtacgagccaccagaacagcttcaatgcccTTTAGCATAGATTCTGCAAGTGTCTGGAGCTCTTGGACGGATGTGACATCGTTCaaccatgagaaattccataattttgtgttttgttgatgctggtggaaaacgctgtcttgGGCACCGCTCCAGAATCTACCATCAGTGTTCAATCGGGTTGACATCTGAGGGGTATCCTACTAAGCAGGTTTGAGAAGTCAGCaaggtaactttggtcaactctgagttcaactcAGGATAACCAGTCATAcgaaagtggctcaccttttTGCCAGGTAAATTTATATAGCAACGAATCCTTTATATAGCAACTAATCCTAACCTGCTCTGAGGCAGGCTAACTCCACTTACCCTGAATTAAATAACTGAGCCACGAGTTGAGGAAAAAAAAAGCGGCACTTCTATTTCAGCCATAGTCTGATGAATTTGCAAGATCACTTTTCTTTCATTTCGATTTTGTCACAAATTAAAATGTGGCAGATTGATGTTTCAGCAACACCGTCTAGCTGGCGACTGAGGTCAGTTTGCAGGTGCCTGGCCCACCACAAGAAGTCACTAgagtgcaatgggacaaggaaatctcagctggccaaaccctcccctcggccaattgtgcgctgcctcagcctgggattgaacccggggCTGTGGGCCCAGggctcaagcactgtgatgcagtgctcAAGCACTGTGAcacactgtgccactcaggaggccacTAGTGACCCAAGAATTTAATCCGGATGCATTTCAGTAAAGATTTGGGGTGAAAATGTACAAATGTATTTGAAATAAGACACTTTACCAAAAACTAGACATCTTTGTCCTCAGAATTATAGTTGATTTTAGCAGATGCATCATTGTTTCGTAACTCAATTTGCTACAGACAtcacctaccacacacacaccctttaagaCCCCTCTGAGACCCCTCTTTCCAAGTCACTGAGGTTTCTTCTACCCATGGTAGTCAAAacaatgggcaactgggcatttttatacatcaCCCTAAGCATAATTGACTCAACtgtttccttcattttggcagttacttgtaTGTCCAAAAGACATAGCAGTGACTCCTGTACTGTTATACGTTCCGATATTACTGTGTGGCCTACTCGGTCACAGGAATTTGAAAGAAAACTGTTTTGCTTATGTGAACATGTTTGTCATTTTCTCATCCTTCCTACACTATTTATAGAAAAAAAGAGAATAATGTTGGGGATATATTTTTGACGGAGAGATCTACATGTCGATCCCACTTCAATGTCTTTTTTTCTCACGTCATTCCAACAAAAAAATGCAATGTGAAGAGAATGAATCAACCTGGAAACTGATTGGATTCAcaaaaagtcatcaatgtaagggaatgttgtattttttttcacccaacttcaCAAATCCAATAACATGGTGAAATGTTTGTTgttttcatgttgaattcacctTAGTGAACTCAACCAAAtgcaaatcaaaactagacattgaattgaagtctgtgcccagtgggatcatGTCATCATCAGTGGtggaaagtacttaagt
This is a stretch of genomic DNA from Oncorhynchus clarkii lewisi isolate Uvic-CL-2024 chromosome 17, UVic_Ocla_1.0, whole genome shotgun sequence. It encodes these proteins:
- the LOC139369842 gene encoding small ribosomal subunit protein bS16m-like, with the protein product MVRLSSFLLKTYHGGHIVIRLAMAGHKQSNRPFYRIVAAYNKRARDSKYIEQLGSYDPLPNIYNEKLVSFNSDRIKYWMGCGAHPTKPVAKLLGLAGFFPLHPMTVTEAERRRALAEQAEGAAPEEVVKQQEL